The sequence AACGCCGTAGTGGCAGCGGGAGCATCCGGCCTTGCCGGTGAAAAGCTCGAGCCCCTTTCTGGCCTCATCCGAAAGGGCCCCCTTATCACCCCTGAGGTAGGCGTCCAGGGGGGCGCCCTTGGAGATAAGGGTCCTCTCGAAGGCCGCCAGGGCCATGGCCACCCGCTCGCGGGTGATGATTCCGCCGAAGACCTTCTGGAAGGCCTGCACGTACTCGGGCACCTCCTTGAGCTCCTCTTCCAGGTAGTCCAGGTTCTGGTTCATCTCGAAGCTGGACATCATGGGAAAGAGGGCCTGCTCTTCCAGAGAGCGGGCCCGGCCGTCGTAGAACAGATAGCGGGCGAAGGCCACGTCGATGAGGGTGGGGGAGTTGCGCCAGTTCCGGGTGGTGGGGTAGTTCAGCGAGATGTCCAGGCCGTCGGTGAAGGCCATGTCCGGGTCGTGGCAGGTGGCGCAGCTCATGGTGCCGTCGCCGGAGAGGCGCCGGTCGAAGAAGAGCTGTTTGCCCAGCTCCACCTTCTCCGGGCTCATGGGGTTGGTCTCCGGCACCGCGGGTTTCCCGATGGGCTCGGGTCCCTCGCCCCGGGCCGGGCCCGCCAGAAGGGCGGCCAGGAAAACCACGGCGGCCAGGGCGCTACCTATCCTTGTTCTCTGCCGCATGCAGCTCCTCCAGGAATATCTTCTCCAGGTTGTCGTAGGGCCTGTCGCCCAGGACCTTCCGCCCGTTGAAAAAGAAGGCCGGGGTGTTATAGAGGTCGAGCTTCCGGGCCAGAGCCAGGTCCCGCTCGATGATGTCCTTGTCGGCCATGCTGTCCAGGTCGCTGGTGAATTTCTTCACGTCAAGCCCCAGCTCCCCGGCGTAGCGGATGAGGCTGTCTCGGTCCAGGCGTGGCTCCTCCAGGAGCTTCCAGTGCATCTGCCAGAATTTCCCCTGCCTCCACGCCGCCAGGGCCGCCTCGGCCGCTATGAACGAGAAGTGCCTGTACTTGTACGGGAAGAACTTGATGACGAAGCGCACCTTGTCCCTGTAGTTCGCGATGAGCTTGTGGATGGCCGGACCGACCCCCCTGCAGTGGGGTCACTGGTAATCGAGAAACTCGACAATGGTGACCGGGGCGTCCGGGGGCCCCATGGTAGGCGAGCCCTCGAGGGGGATGTCCACCCTTTTCTCGGCGGCCCGGGCCGTCGGTCCCAGGGCCGAAAAAAGGGACAGGGCGAGGCAAAGGGCCAGCCCTGCTCTTATCCATGCGCCCATGTGCAGTCCTTCCTCCCCCGCCGGATGCGGCGGGGCCCCGCTCGGGGCCCCGCCCTCCGACTGTCTGTTCATGCCCGGTCAGTCCAGGCCGGCCTCCTTCACCCACTTGCCGTGGCGCTTCTTCGCCCACCACAGGGGCACCGTCCCCCGGGTCATGATGCGGAACGTCCCGGGGTTGGCCGCCGTGGCCAGGTAGATGTGAACGGGAATGGCAACGACGAAGACCAGGAAGGCCAGGTTGTGGAAGAAGTGGCCGATTTGCATCCACGTCCGGTCTCCGCCCATGAGCCAGAGGATGAACCCCGAGGCGGCCATGACGACGCCGAAGAACAGCACCGTGAGATAGAAAAGCTTCTGCCCGGCGTTGAGCTTCCCCTGCGGGGGCACCTCCGCCTCCGAGGAGAAATACCCGCCCCTCAGGCGCATCCACTGGGAGTCCTCGGGGCCCCAGGTGAGGGACTCTCCGAGGTAGCTCGCCAGGGAAAACAGGAGCGAGAGGATGAAGACCACGCCCGCCCACTTGTGGATGCCGGAGGCTATGTGGTTTCCGGCGAAGACCGTATCCAGCCAGTTCAGGTCGTTGAAAATGAACCCGAACCCGGTGAGCGCCAGGACGAAGAAGCTCAGGACCAATATCCAGTGGTTGTAGCGTTCGCCGACGGAGGCTTTCTCCACCATCTTTGTCATGACCGCTCACCTCCTTCCTTCTTCTCCTCCTCACCCTCCGCAGGATGGACCTCCTTGGGCCCCACGCTTATGTAGTGGGCGGCCACCGCGGCCACCGAAGCGCCGAGGCCGATGAGGCTCAAGGGCTTCATGACGGTCCGCCAGAAGGCCACGCTGGCCGGCAGGTCGGGGCTCGAGGAGAAGCCGTAGTGCTCGGGGGCCTCCTTGAAGGCGTAAAGCACGCCCAGCCCCTGGAGGTCCTCCCGGCCCTCGCCGTAGACGGTCTTGTACCCTTCGCCCTTGGCGACGGAGGCCAGCTCGTCCCTGTCGCCGAAGCGGATGGCGTTGGTGGGGCAGGCCTTCGAGCAGGCCGGCTCCAGCCCGTAGGGCACCCGGTCCTCGCACATGTGGCACTTGGAGATGCGGTCGTTCGCGTCGTAGCGGGGCACGTCGAAGGGGCAGCCCGCCTGGCAGAGCTTGCAGCCGATGCACTTGTCCTTGTCGAAGACGACCAGCCCGTCCTTGGTGCGGAAAAGCGCCCCCGGGGCCGGACATATCTGTATGCACCCGGCCAGCCCGCAGTGCATGCACCGGCGGCTGATGAACAGCCAGGAGAGCTTGGAGTCCTCCGAAAGCTCCACGAACCGTATCTTGTTGTAGAGGTACGGGGTCAGGTCGGGCGGGTTTTCGTAGCTGCCCCGGTTCCTGGTCTCTTCCGCCGGAAGCTGGTTCCACTCCTTGCAGGCCGTCTGGCAGGCCCGGCAGGCGATGCACCGCTCAGGGGTGATCAGAAGGCCCTTTCTCTTCTTGAAAACATCCGTGCCGCTCAAATGCTCCATGTTTGCGGCCATCGTCACTCACCCCCTTTCAGTTTCTTGACGTTGCACATGAAGGCCTTGGTCTCCGGTATCATCGTGTTGGCGTCCCCTATGGTCGGCGTCAGCAGGTTGGAGCTGTCAAACGCCTGGCGGTCCGGCGGCGGATACTCCCACCCGAAGCACCAGGGCAACCCCACCTCGTGGACCGTGGAGTCCTGGATGTTGTAAGGCCTGAACCTGTGGGTCACCATGGCGATGGCGTGCACGGAGCCCCGGGCCGATTCCACAAGCACCTCTTCGCCATTCTTGATGCCCAACTCCTTGGCAAGCTCCACGCTCATCTCGACGAAGTTCTGGGGCTGCATCTCCAGCTGCCAGGGCTCATGGCGGGTCACGACCCCCGTCTGCCAGTGCTCGGTCACCCGGTAGGTGGTCCCCACATAGGGGTAGCGGACGTCGCAGGTGGCAAAGTAGTCCTGCGGGAGCCCCGTGCCCGCTATGGCGACCTCCTTGGTGGTCACGTCGACGAAGAGCTTCGCCGCGGGGTTGATGCGCTGCTTGTTCATGGCGTTCTCCTGGACGGGGCACTCCAGGGGCTCGTAATGCTCGGGGAAGGGCCCGTCGTGAAGCCCCGGGCCGAATATGCGGCCCATGCCGGCGGGCTTCATGATGAAGGGCTTGTAGCCACCCTGTCCCATGGGAGGAGCGCCGCCGTCGGGCACGTCGCCCACCCATTTGGTGCCGTTCCAGTAGATGACGGGCCTCTTGGGGTCGCGGGGTTTGCCCTCCAGGTCCACGGAGCACCTGTTGTAGATGATGCGCCGGTTCACCGGCCAGCACCAGGACCACTCGGGATAAAGCCCCATGCCGGTGGGGTCGCTCTGGGAGCGGCGGGCCATCATGTTGCCGCCCTCGTTGTAGGAGCCGCTGTAGAGCCAGTTGCCCGAGCTGGTGGAACCGTCGTCGGCCAGCTTGGTGAAATTGGCCACCAGCTTGCCCTTGTTCGGGCCTTCCGTGTAATAGCCGTTAATCTCCCTGGCGATGGCGTGCGCGTCGATGTCCAGGACCTTGCCCTCGTTGTTCTTCTGGCCGTAGTGCCAGGCGAGCTTCACCACGGGGTCCGGGTAGGCGCCTCCCTGCTTCTCGTAGAGGGTCTTCACCCGGTAGTACAGTTCGTTCATTATCCAGCTGTCGCGCTTCGCCTCTCCCGGCGGGTCCACGGCCTTGTACCGCCACTGGGCCCACCGGCCGGAGTTGGTGATGCTGCCCTCCTTCTCCACGGAGAGGGCGGCCGGGAGCTGGAAGACCTCGGTCTGCACGTCGTCGGGGTTCACGTCGGGGCCGCGCCAGAATGAGCCGGTCTCGTTGTCGAAGAGGTTGACGTTGACCATCCACTTGAGCTTGGCCAGGGCCTCCCGGGTCTTGTTCGCGTTGGTCCCCGAGCAGGCGGGGTTCTGCCCCCAGGCGAAGAACCCGTCGAACTGCCCCTTGAACATCTGGTGGAAGAGCATTATCCAGGAGGCGTTCTGCCCGTCGTCAAGCTTGGGGAGCCACTGGTAGCCGAACTCGTTGTCCCCGGTGGCGGCATCCCCGAAATGGGCCTTGAGCAGGCTGACCGAGTACTTGGGATAGTTCTTCCACCAGTCCAGGCTGTGGGGCTCGTCGGTGGTGGGCGTGTACCTCTTGTTGTACGCCTCCAGGGTGGTGTCCGAGGCCCGCGGCGTCTTCAGGTACCCCGGCAGGATGTGGAACAGGAGGCAGTGGTCCGTGGAGCCCTGCACGTTGCTCTCCCCACGCAGGGCGTTCACCCCGCCGCCGGCCACGCCCATGTTGCCCAGGAGGAGCTGTATTATGCTCATGGCCCGTATGATCTGGGTCCCCACGGTGTGCTGGGTCCAGCCCATGGCGTACAGGATGGTGGCCTTCTTGGTGGGCACCGCGCTGGAGGCGTAGAGGTTGTAGACCTCCACGAGCTTCTCCTTGGGGGTGCCGGTAACGCTGCTGACGATGTCCAGGTTGTAGCGGGAGACGTGCTTCTTGAGGAGCTGGAAAACGCACTGGGGGTCCTCCATGCTCATGTCCTTCTTGATGACCCCCTGCTCGTCCTTCTGAAACGCCCACGTGCTCTTGTCGTACTTCCTGGCCTCGGGCTCGTAGCCGGAGAAGACGCCCGACTCGCCCGGGAGCCTGAAGGCGGGGTCCACGAGGAAGGGGGCGTTGGTGTAGTGCTTGACGTAGAACTCGTCGTAGAGCTTGTTCTGGAACATGTAGTTCATCATGCCGTTGAGGAAGGCGATGTCGGTGCCGGACCTGAGGGGGGCGTACACGTCGGCCTTGGCCGAGGTGCGGGTGAAGCGCGGGTCCACGCTTATGAGCTTGGCCCCCTTCTGTTTCGCCTCGGTCACCCAGGTGAAGCTGATGGGATGGTTCTCCGCCGCGTTGCTCCCCATGACGAGGATGACGTCGGCGTTTCTGATGTCAATCCAGTGGTTCGTCATCGCGCCGCGACCGAACGACTCTGCCAGAGCCGCTACAGTTGCGGAGTGTCATATTCGGGCCTGATGCTCGATGTAGACAAGCCCGATGGAGCGAAGCCACTTCTGCAGGATGTAGCACTCCTCGTTGTCCAGGGCCGCGCTGCCGACGTGGGCGATGCCGTCGGTGCGGTTGACCACTTGGCCCTTGTCGTTTCTGACCATGAAGGTCTTGTCCCGGGTGTCCTTGACCCGCTTGGCTATCTCGTCCAGCGCCCAGTCCCACTCCACCTCTTTCCACTCCCTGGCACCGGCGGCGCGATACCGGGGCTTGGTCAGCCGCTTGGGGTTGTTGGCCAACTGGTAGAGTGAGGCCCCCTTGGAGCAGAGGGTCCCCCTGTTGATGGGATGCTCGGGGTCCCCTTCGGTGTTGATGATCTTGCCGTCCTTGACGTACGCCAGGATGCCGCACCCCACCGCGCAATACGGGCAGATTGTCGTGGTGGTCGCGGCGTCCCGGATGGGGAGGTCCTTGGCTTCGGCCTCACGCGGCGCATGAAGCTCAAGGCCCGCGGTGCTTGCGGCCACCGCCCCGCCGGAGAACTTCAGGAAGCTACGTCGTGAGATTTCCATACGGCTGCTCTCCTTCCTGAGAAGAAATTTCTACGACCCGCCCCGAATTTATCTTTAAGGTTTCATTAATTTCGCTTATAAATCAATAAGGCTTGCGTTTCCAATATATACCCCTCATGGAAGGATGTCAACCACCTTTTCCATGCCGTGAAATTTCTTGAAGAAACAGGCCGGAGGCGTGCAGGCCCTTCCCGTCTTGAACGTAATCGGAGGCATATCACAGCAGTCGAGCGGCCCCGCCGGGGCGCCGGGAGCCTCCCTTGTCCGCGCTCCCGGGAGGCGCTATACTCTTGTCATGGCAGGCGTCGATGACTTTTTCCGCCGGGTCCCCTCCTGCACGGCGGGAGAGGTCAAATGGCTTATGAAGCGGAGCAAGACGGGCCAGTACGCCCTTCTGGACGTCCGGCAGCCCCGGGAATACGAGAAGGGGCATCTCCCGGGCGCCGTGCTCATCCCCCTGGGCGAGCTCAGGGGGCGCCTGGGCGAGCTCGACCCCCGAAAGCCCACCGTCGTGTACTGAGCCTCCGGGTCCCGCAGCCAGGCGGCCGCGCACATCCTGGAAGAAGAGGGCTTCCGGGAGGTCTGCAGCCTAAGCGGCGGCATCAGGGCCTGGGAGGGGCTGGTCAGCGAAGGGCCGCCGGAGGCCGGCACGGCCTACTTCGCCCAGGGAGAAGATACCGGGCGGCTCATCGCCCTGGCCTCGGTCCTGGAGCGCGGAAACCGGCGCTTCTACGGCGGCCTGGGCGAGATGCACCGGGCGGAGGAGGCGGCCTCCCTTTTCCACAGCCTGGCCCGCGCCGAGGAAACGCACGGGGACGCCCTGGCCCGCCTGTATCTGAAACTTGTGCAAAGGAAGCTCCCGCGGGGTTTCCCGGACTCCGAGATACCCGGGGACGGCACGGACCGGATGGAAGGGGGCCTTACGGTAGCCGAGTGCCTCGCCTGGGCGCGGGGAAAGCCGCCGGGGGAGGCCCTGGAGCTGGCCATGTCGCTGGAGGCCAACTCCTATGACCTCTATCTCACCATGCACCGTCTGGCCAGGGACGAGGAGGCCAGGGAGGTCTTCTTCGCGCTGGCCGAGGAGGAAAAGCTCCACCTGGAGCGGCTGACCCGGGCCTTCGAGGCGACCCTCGGGTGAGGCTTACTCCGTTGTGTATTTCTTCAGCGTCGCCCTGAGCTTCTCCGCCACGGGGTGCGCCCGTCCCACGTCACGCCCGGAGAAGATATCCCGGGCCCCCACGCCCGGGGCGCGGTAGAAGTCGGCGTCCGCGCCGCCGTCAACGCTCAAGACCGAGCCCTCCACAGAGACACCGGCAAAGAGCCCCCTGCTTCTGGCGTAGGAGTAAATCTCCGCCTTGAGCTGCGCGTCCGTGCTCGCCTCGGCCTGCCGCCCCACCGGCCCGGCCGCCACCGAGGCGTCCGCCCCCAGGGTGAACTTCCCGCTCAGGATTCCGTCTATGCTCTTTGTGCTCTTGAAGACCAGGACGATATCGGCGGACTGGGCCCCCACCTGCAAGCCCACGCTCCCGCCGCTCAGGCTGATGAAGACGGGGTAGCTCCACCCCTTCGCGGTGCGCACCAGGAGGACCCCGGTCCCGTGGCGGCCGCCCAGCACATAGCCCAGCTTGATGACGCCGGGGATGACGGCCACGCCGCGGGCGTTACCCAACAGGGCGGGCGGAATGCTCTTCTCGGGGATTCGCTCCATGGCATCCAGGACCTCCACGGCGTCCTGCACCTTGAGGACCTCCTTCTCGCGCCCCTTCTCAAGAGCCGTGGGCGCCAGGGCCTGCCTCTGGCAGCCCGCCAGGGCAAGGGCGAGGAGGACGACAAGGAAAAGCCCCTTTCTCATGGGTTGATTATATCCCATCCGGCCCCTCCTGCGATAGGGAAAAACTACCACCGGAAAAAGAGCCTTGCGAGGTTGCGCCCCTCCGCGCTCAAGCCGGGGTGCTCCTCCAGGATATGAGAAGCATAGGTGCTCACCCTGAGGGCGCCGCCCTGCTCGCTCATCCTCACGGCCCCGTCCTCCCCGGTGAACAAGACCCGCGCGCCCCGTGCCATGTCCTCGAAGCCCTCTCGCCTGTCGGCCGTCACCACGGCCAGGGAAGGCCGGGCCAGCGCGAAGAGCTCGCCGTCCGTCCCGGCGTTCAGCCCGTGGTGGGGCACCTTGAGGACCTGGGCGCGCAGGCGCGTCCCCAGGGCCGAGAGGTCCTCACAGGCCTCCTCCTCCACGTCTCCGGTGAAGAGGAAAGAAGCTCCCTCCCCCCGCAGAAGAAAGACCAGGGAATCGTTGTTCATCTCGCGGTCCGCCCTGTCCTCCCAGGTGTAGAAACCCCGGTAGGGATGAAGCACGTGGATGCTCCAGCCCCGGCCTTCCAGGACGTCGCCGCGCTCAAGCCTGCGGTGGACAGGGCCGCCGCTCGCCCCGAAGAAACCGGGCGGATAGCGGAGCCGTCCGTTGTCCCAGACCATGGGTAAGCACCAGGGCGTCTATCCGCCGCCTCCCTCTGGTGCGCAGGTAGTTGGCCACCTCCCAGCCGCTCCGTCCCGTGTCCACGACCAGCACCTTGCCGTCGGGAAGCTCCACCACCGCGGCGTCCGCCTCCCCCGCATCGAGGAAGGCCACCCGCAAAGCGGCCGCGGGGGAAAGGACGAAAACGAGGGCGGTGAGCAGGGCCAGGGCCGGCACCAGGAGAAGGGCCTTCCGCCTGAGGGCCCAGAACAGGAGGAAGCCCCCGTAGAAAAGAAAAAGCAGCGCCGGGGGAAAGGACGGTACGGGCAGCGAAGCAAGAGGCGCCGCGCTCAGCCATCGGGCCAGGGAGATGCTCACGCCCGCCAGGGCCCCCAGGACGGGGGTGAGGACGGCATGGCCGGTGAGCAGGTAGAGGAAAGAGGCCAGAAGCGAGGCCGGCACGAGGATGAACCCCACCAGGGGGGTGACCAGCAGGTTGGAAAGAGGCGATACCACGGAGACGTAATGAAAGGCATAGGCCACCAGAGGGGCCACCCCCAGGGTGGCCGCAAGGGTTATCCAGAGGGGTGAGGAAAGCCGCTCCCGCAAGCCCCGGGGCGCGCCCTCTCCCCTCCTTTCCTTCACGACGAAACCGATGAACAGCACGGCGAGGAAGGAAAGCTGAAAGGACAGGCTCAGAAGCACCGTGGGGTCGGAGAGGACCAGGACCACGGCGGCCAGAAGGAGAAAATTGAGCCAGGCGCCGCGGCGGCCCAGAAGCATCCCGGCCAGAAACAGGCTCATCATGAGGAAGGCCCGCACCGCCGGTATGGACGCCCCGGACAGGCCCAGGTAAGCCAGCATGAAAGGCAGGGTGAGGAGGGCCGCCCCCTCGCCGGGCGTGAGCCTGCGGGTCAAGAGCTCCAGGGCCCGCCGGGGCAGGCGTCTCAAGACCGCCCGGAAGAGGCCGAAGAGGAAAAGTCCGAAAAACGCGAAATGCGTTCCCGATATGCTGAAGACGTGGGCGAGCCCGGCCCGGTTGAAGGCCTCCCTGAGCGCCGGGTCCATGCCCCGCCTCTCCCCCGTGGTTATGGCCATGAGCAAAGAGGCCTTCTCCGGCCCGAAGCTCTCCCTGAAAAAGCCGTTGAGCCTTTCCCTCATCCGGTTGACGGAGAGGAGCACGGACCGCCTGAGCCTCCCGGTCCCCCTCACCGAAGCCAGCACCCCGTAGGGCTCCCGGGGCCATGAGCCCGGGTTCAGACGCCTCCTGCGGGCGTGGACCGTAAGGGAGAGGAGGTGCTCCCGCCCTATCTCGAACTCCCGGGCCGACAGGACGGGCAGCGTGCCCAGCCCCGCCGGGGCGAGCACCCGGAACTCCTGGGAGTACCCGCCTTCCAGGCGCACCGGCGGAGAGACGAAAAACCCCGCCGCCTCGACGGGGCGGTAGAGGGATTCTTCGGGCAGGGTCCGCTCGCCGGGGGCCGCGGCCCAGGCGTAAAGGACGCCCAGGACAAGGAGAAGGCAGAGCGCGAATCTCCGCCGGAGGGAAAAGGCCAGGAGAACCCCAGCCAGGAGGGCGCCAGCCAGATGGGGGAAGTACCGGAAGGCCTGAAACCCCGCCGCACCGGCCAGAAACCCCAGGAGGAGGCTCAAGACATCGCGTCCCTGATGACCGCCGCGATACCTTCGCCCAGTTTTTCGATAAGCGCCGGGTCCCTTCCTTCGAGCATCACCCGCACCTTGGGCTCCGTCCCCGAGGGCCGCACCAGGACCCGCCCGGCCTCACCCAGGGTCTTTTCGGCATGAGCCACGGCCTCCCCGACGCGCGGGTCCGAGGCCAGTTTAGCCCTTTTGCTGACCGGCACGTTGATGAGCACCTGGGGGTAGAGCTCGATGTCGCCGACCAGCTCGGAGAGGGGAAGCCCCCTGTGCTTCATGAGGCAGAGGATGTGAAGCGCCGTGATGGGCCCGTCCCCCGTGGTGTTGAAGTCGAAGCAGACCACGTGTCCGGACTGCTCCCCTCCCAGGTTATGGCCCGCCGAGAGCATGCGCTCGGTGACGTAGCGGTCCCCCACCTTGGTGCGGACGAGCTTGATTCCCCTGGCGGCCAGGTAGTTCTCGAGTCCCAGGTTGCTCATCACGGTGGCCACCACGCTTTCGCCCCTCAGACGCCCCTTCTCCATCATTTCGACGGCCCAGATGCCCATCACCCTGTCGCCGTCCACCACGCCGCCGCGCTCGTCGACGAAGAGGGCCCGGTCGGCATCCCCGTCATGGGCCACCCCCAGGTGCGCGCCGTGCGCCCTGACGGCCTCGATGAGGGGACCCAGGTGAAGCGAGCCGCACTGGTCGTTTATGTTCACGCCGTCGGGCTTGTCGTTGATGGCCAGGACGTCGGCGCCCAGCTCCCTGAGCACCCAGGGCGTGACCTTGTAGGCCGCCCCGTGGGCGCAGTCCACGACCACCTTCAGGCCCTCCAGGGTCATGCCCCGGGGGGCGGTGGACTTGATGTACTCGATGTAGCGGCCCGTGGCGTCCTCCAGGCGGTAGGCCTTGCCCAGGCCCGCGCCGTGGGGTCGGTTGCGGAAAACCCCGTCTCCGGAAACCAGCTCCTCCATGCGCTTCTCCACGGCGTCGGGCAGCTTGAAGCCGTCGAAGGAGAATATCTTGATGCCGTTATCCTCAAAAGGGTTATGGGAGGCCGAGATGACAATGCCCGCGTCCGCCCGGAGGGCCCGGGTGAGGAAGGCCACCCCGGGGGTGGGCATGGGCCCCACCAGGGTGACGTTCATGCCCATGGAGCAGATGCCGGAGGTCAGGGCGCTCTCGATGAGGTAGCCCGAGAGACGGGTGTCCTTGCCGATGAGGACCATGTTCCTGCCGTGCTCCTTCCTGAGGACCTTGGCCGCGGCCAGGCCCACCTTGAGCACGGTCTCGGGCGTCATGGGATGAGCGTTGACCTTTCCCCGAATGCCGTCCGTCCCGAAAAGGCTCACTTGCGCTCCTCCCGAATCAGGACCTTCACCCGCACGCTCTCCGGGGCGGGCCGGATGTTCCGTCCAGCCAGGTCTATCTTAACATCCTCCGTCACGGTCTCGGAGGCCGCCGAGACGTCCACCGGCTTGGTCAGGACCTCGCGGAGGCTCCTGAGGGCCGCCCGGGTGCCCACGACCTTTATCTCCTTCGGAGCGACCTCCACCCCTTGCACGGCAAAGCCCTTCCAGGGAGAGCCCGTCACCACCGGCCGCACCCGGAGGTGCTTCTCTATGACCGGCTCTATGTTGACCACCAGGGAGTGGGGGGAGATGGCCATGACCCGCAAGGGCGAGGGGAGCGAGACGTTGTGCTTCTCTATCGCACGCTTGTGCACGCCCTCCTTCACCCCCGTGAGGTCCACCGTGACCTTGATGTCGCCGGTGTGCACCCCGCTCAATATTTGTTCGTGCCCACGCACCTCCAGGCGGACCTCCCGGGCGCTGGCCTCCGTGATCATCAGCCCCTGGGGAAGGTTCTCGAACTTGACCGGCACCTCGACGGACATGTTGGCCTGCCCCCGCGAGATGACGAACATCCACATCCCCACGGCCAGCAGCACGCTTGCCACCTTGAGCCACAGGTTCTTCCTCACTTGGGCACCTTCTTCCGCGTAAACATGTCCGTGAGCATGTCCCTCAGCGTGCCCATGTCCAGATGGGTCTCGAGCCTGCCGCCGATGGAGACCGAGATGCCCCCGGTCTCCTCCGAGACGATGATGACCACCGCGTCGGTCTCCTCCGTAAGCCCCATGGCGGCCCTGTGGCGGGTGCCCAGGGACCTGCTTATGGCCGGCGCGAAGGCGATGGGAAGAAAGCACCCGGCGGCCACGATGCGGTTGCCCCGGATGACCACGGCCCCGTCGTGGATGGGGGAGGCCGGATGGAAGACGCTCATCAGTATCTCCCGGGAAACCCGGGCGTCCAGCGGGGTGCCCAGCTCCACGAAGTCCTTGAGGTCGGTCTCCCGCTCCAAGACGATGAGGGCCCCTATCTTCCGTTCCGCCAGCGAGATGGTGGCCTTGACGATTTCCTCCAGGCCCCGGAGCTCCTCGGCCGGCGTGAACGCCTTCAGAAACTGGGTCTCTCCCATCTTGGCCAGGGTCCGCCGGATTTCGGGCTGAAACAGCACGATGATGGCTATGACGATATAGGCCCAGAACCCCTGCAAAAGCCAGTCCAGGGTGTACAGGGGAACGTTTTTCGCGATGATGGAAGCACCCAGAAGCACCAGGATGCCCAGCATCATCTGGGCCGCCTTTGTCCCGCGCACCATGACGAAAAGCCGGTACAGGATGACCGAGACGATGGCGATGTCCAGCAGGTCGCGCCAGCCGAAGGCGGAGACGAACTCGCTCATACGCGGCCCTCGAGCCACTGCTCGGGGCGGAGCGCCGAGAAGCCGCCGTTTCCGTCGGCGTAGACCACCCGGCCGATGCGCGCGTTCAGTATCAGGCGCTTGCACATCATGCAGGGGGCGGAGTCGCACTCCCCGGCATCGCCGTCGGAGCCCGCGATGTAGATGGTGGCCCCTTCCAGCTCGTCCATGGAGGCCCGGACGATGGCGTTGGCCTCGGCGTGCACGCTGTGGCAGAGCTCGTAGCGCTCCCCGTGGGGGACCATCAGCTCCTTGCGCCTGCAATCGCCCGCCTCCAGACAGTCCGTCATGCCCCGGGGCGCCCCGTTGTAGCCGGTGCTCACGATGATGTTGTCCTTCGTGACGACCGCCCCGTACTTGCGCCTGAGACAGGTGGCCCTGAGCGAGACGGCTTTGGCGATGTTGATGAAATACTCGTCCCATCCCGGCCGCTTCTGGTGTGAGCGGGAAGGCGTGGCCATGGTCCTCTATTTTATCACAGAGACCGGCGCGAGATGTGGGGACATACAACCGAAACGGGCGGCTTCGGGGACGGCCGGACGGGGCGTCGGGCCGAGAGGCAAGGGCCCCTGAAACCGGAACCCGTCTCAAAATCGATTTCGAAGCGATAGAGGGAATAAATGGCGGCCGAAACTACTCCCACGGCCAGTGCCACCGGCGCTTGCGCTCCGGCTTGGGCTTCTCCGCGGCCTCCGCGGGCGCGGTCGCCCCGGCCTCGGGAGGCTTCATCTCCTCGCTGGTGACGCGCTCCTCGGTCAGCGGCGCTCCGGGGGCCGTGGAGACCTCCCCTTCGGAGGCGGCACCCGAAGGGCTCTTCATCTCCGAAGTCGCCGCCGGCTGCTGCGGGGTTTGGGCAGGCCTCTCCCGGGCCCTCCTTGCTTCCTCCGCCGCCTTCCTTTCTGCCTCCTCCTCGGCTCTCTTCGCCTCCTCCTCCTTCTGTTTCAGGGCGAGGACGGCGCCGTCTATCAGCGCCTCCAGCTGGGGGGCGTCCCTGTAGCCCGATACCACGCCGCCGTCGGGCAGGACGATAGTGGGGGTTCCCGTAATGCCCAATTTGTCGGCCAGGGCGATGGTCTCGTCCACCACCGTGCTCTTACAGGCGGGGGCGGGAATGGAGCGGCCGTCATAGGCGCGCTCCAGGAGGCGCAGGG comes from Nitrospirota bacterium and encodes:
- the glmM gene encoding phosphoglucosamine mutase, with amino-acid sequence MSLFGTDGIRGKVNAHPMTPETVLKVGLAAAKVLRKEHGRNMVLIGKDTRLSGYLIESALTSGICSMGMNVTLVGPMPTPGVAFLTRALRADAGIVISASHNPFEDNGIKIFSFDGFKLPDAVEKRMEELVSGDGVFRNRPHGAGLGKAYRLEDATGRYIEYIKSTAPRGMTLEGLKVVVDCAHGAAYKVTPWVLRELGADVLAINDKPDGVNINDQCGSLHLGPLIEAVRAHGAHLGVAHDGDADRALFVDERGGVVDGDRVMGIWAVEMMEKGRLRGESVVATVMSNLGLENYLAARGIKLVRTKVGDRYVTERMLSAGHNLGGEQSGHVVCFDFNTTGDGPITALHILCLMKHRGLPLSELVGDIELYPQVLINVPVSKRAKLASDPRVGEAVAHAEKTLGEAGRVLVRPSGTEPKVRVMLEGRDPALIEKLGEGIAAVIRDAMS
- the cdaA gene encoding diadenylate cyclase CdaA produces the protein MSEFVSAFGWRDLLDIAIVSVILYRLFVMVRGTKAAQMMLGILVLLGASIIAKNVPLYTLDWLLQGFWAYIVIAIIVLFQPEIRRTLAKMGETQFLKAFTPAEELRGLEEIVKATISLAERKIGALIVLERETDLKDFVELGTPLDARVSREILMSVFHPASPIHDGAVVIRGNRIVAAGCFLPIAFAPAISRSLGTRHRAAMGLTEETDAVVIIVSEETGGISVSIGGRLETHLDMGTLRDMLTDMFTRKKVPK
- a CDS encoding CdaR family protein, with amino-acid sequence MRKNLWLKVASVLLAVGMWMFVISRGQANMSVEVPVKFENLPQGLMITEASAREVRLEVRGHEQILSGVHTGDIKVTVDLTGVKEGVHKRAIEKHNVSLPSPLRVMAISPHSLVVNIEPVIEKHLRVRPVVTGSPWKGFAVQGVEVAPKEIKVVGTRAALRSLREVLTKPVDVSAASETVTEDVKIDLAGRNIRPAPESVRVKVLIREERK
- a CDS encoding ComEC/Rec2 family competence protein — its product is MSLLLGFLAGAAGFQAFRYFPHLAGALLAGVLLAFSLRRRFALCLLLVLGVLYAWAAAPGERTLPEESLYRPVEAAGFFVSPPVRLEGGYSQEFRVLAPAGLGTLPVLSAREFEIGREHLLSLTVHARRRRLNPGSWPREPYGVLASVRGTGRLRRSVLLSVNRMRERLNGFFRESFGPEKASLLMAITTGERRGMDPALREAFNRAGLAHVFSISGTHFAFFGLFLFGLFRAVLRRLPRRALELLTRRLTPGEGAALLTLPFMLAYLGLSGASIPAVRAFLMMSLFLAGMLLGRRGAWLNFLLLAAVVLVLSDPTVLLSLSFQLSFLAVLFIGFVVKERRGEGAPRGLRERLSSPLWITLAATLGVAPLVAYAFHYVSVVSPLSNLLVTPLVGFILVPASLLASFLYLLTGHAVLTPVLGALAGVSISLARWLSAAPLASLPVPSFPPALLFLFYGGFLLFWALRRKALLLVPALALLTALVFVLSPAAALRVAFLDAGEADAAVVELPDGKVLVVDTGRSGWEVANYLRTRGRRRIDALVLTHGLGQRTAPLSARFLRGERRPCPPQA
- a CDS encoding lipid-binding SYLF domain-containing protein, with product MGYNQPMRKGLFLVVLLALALAGCQRQALAPTALEKGREKEVLKVQDAVEVLDAMERIPEKSIPPALLGNARGVAVIPGVIKLGYVLGGRHGTGVLLVRTAKGWSYPVFISLSGGSVGLQVGAQSADIVLVFKSTKSIDGILSGKFTLGADASVAAGPVGRQAEASTDAQLKAEIYSYARSRGLFAGVSVEGSVLSVDGGADADFYRAPGVGARDIFSGRDVGRAHPVAEKLRATLKKYTTE
- a CDS encoding ferritin family protein, translating into MERGNRRFYGGLGEMHRAEEAASLFHSLARAEETHGDALARLYLKLVQRKLPRGFPDSEIPGDGTDRMEGGLTVAECLAWARGKPPGEALELAMSLEANSYDLYLTMHRLARDEEAREVFFALAEEEKLHLERLTRAFEATLG